Proteins encoded by one window of Drosophila melanogaster chromosome X:
- the CG4293 gene encoding uncharacterized protein, isoform E, protein MTATLRYRGDKSNLLEFAKNLDAFKKVPEKYTETSEIGGTLSLLSRLLIVYLVYTELHYYWHETDIVYQFEPDIALDEQVQMHVDITVAMPCASLSGVDLMDETQQDVFAYGTLQREGVWWEMSEHDRLQFQAIQIQNHYLREEFHSVADVLFKDIMRDNHPARESASKAPAAPPPGALPLSVDLHGRHNVQPESKFDACRLHGTLGINKVAGVLHLVGGAQPVVGLFEDHWMIELRRMPANFTHRINRLSFGQYSGRIVQPLEGDEIVIHEEATTVQYFLKVVPTEIHQTFTTIYAFQYAVTENVRKLERNSYGSPGIYFKYDWSALKIIVRNDRDHLVTFAIRLCSIISGIIVISGAINALLLSIRSRLLRTFAPVLYNRLTRAKAAAPDAPSLSSLSAKAGTAPPVNELLHTANLMASVDISAYLPTTPPKLQAGL, encoded by the exons ATGACGGCCACGTTGCGTTACCGCGGCGACAAAAGCAATCTCTTGGAGTTCGCCAAGAACTTGGACGCGTTCAAAAAAGTGCCAGAGAAGTACACGGAGACCTCGGAAATCGGAGGCACCC TATCCCTGTTGAGCCGCCTGTTGATCGTTTACCTGGTTTACACGGAGCTGCACTACTACTGGCACGAGACGGACATTGTGTACCAGTTCGAGCCGGACATCGCTCTGGACGAGCAGGTGCAGATGCACGTCGACATCACGGTGGCCATGCCCTGCGCCTCGCTGTCCGGCGTAGATCTCATGGACGAGACGCAGCAGGACGTGTTCGCCTATGGGACTCTGCAGCGGGAGGGTGTCTGGTGGGAGATGTCCGAACACGACCGGCTGCAGTTCCAGGCCATACAGATTCAAAACCACTACCTGCGCGAGGAGTTTCACTCGGTGGCCGATGTACTGTTCAAGGACATAATGCGGGATAACCATCCTGCGCGGGAGAGTGCCTCGAAGGCGCCTGCTGCCCCGCCGCCAGGAGCGTTGCCACTGTCTGTCGACCTGCATGGCCGGCACAACGTTCAGCCAGAAAGCAAATTCGATGCGTGTCGTCTGCACGGAACGCTGGGCATCAACAAAGTGGCCGGTGTGCTCCACCTCGTGGGCGGAGCTCAGCCCGTTGTGGGACTCTTCGAGGACCACTGGATGATCGAACTGCGGCGCATGCCTGCGAACTTTACGCATCGCATTAACCGGCTCAGCTTTGGACAGTACTCGGGAAGGATTGTCCAGCCATTGGAGGGCGACGAGATTGTCATCCACGAGGAGGCTACCACAGTACAATACTTCCTGAAGGTTGTGCCCACAGAGATCCACCAGACTTTCACCACCATATACGCTTTTCAGTATGCCGTCACCGAAAACGTGCGAAAACTAG AGCGCAATTCGTACGGCTCCCCTGGCATTTACTTTAAGTACGACTGGTCGGCTCTGAAAATTATTGTGCGCAACGATCGCGATCACCTAGTAACCTTTGCCATCCGCCTGTGCTCAATTATATCAGGAATCATTGTCATCTCGGGGGCGATAAATGCCTTGCTTCTGAGCATTAGAAGCCGCCTACTCCGCACCTTCGCTCCGGTTTTGTACAACCGATTGACCAGAGCCAAGGCTGCTGCTCCGGATGCTCCTTCTCTATCCTCGCTCTCCGCAAAGGCCGGGACAGCTCCGCCCGTCAACGAGCTTCTGCACACAGCCAACCTGATGGCCAGCGTGGACATCTCGGCCTATTTGCCCACGACGCCGCCAAAGCTCCAAGCCGGCCTTTAG
- the CG4293 gene encoding uncharacterized protein, isoform A, translating into MTATLRYRGDKSNLLEFAKNLDAFKKVPEKYTETSEIGGTLSLLSRLLIVYLVYTELHYYWHETDIVYQFEPDIALDEQVQMHVDITVAMPCASLSGVDLMDETQQDVFAYGTLQREGVWWEMSEHDRLQFQAIQIQNHYLREEFHSVADVLFKDIMRDNHPARESASKAPAAPPPGALPLSVDLHGRHNVQPESKFDACRLHGTLGINKVAGVLHLVGGAQPVVGLFEDHWMIELRRMPANFTHRINRLSFGQYSGRIVQPLEGDEIVIHEEATTVQYFLKVVPTEIHQTFTTIYAFQYAVTENVRKLDSERNSYGSPGIYFKYDWSALKIIVRNDRDHLVTFAIRLCSIISGIIVISGAINALLLSIRSRLLRTFAPVLYNRLTRAKAAAPDAPSLSSLSAKAGTAPPVNELLHTANLMASVDISAYLPTTPPKLQAGL; encoded by the exons ATGACGGCCACGTTGCGTTACCGCGGCGACAAAAGCAATCTCTTGGAGTTCGCCAAGAACTTGGACGCGTTCAAAAAAGTGCCAGAGAAGTACACGGAGACCTCGGAAATCGGAGGCACCC TATCCCTGTTGAGCCGCCTGTTGATCGTTTACCTGGTTTACACGGAGCTGCACTACTACTGGCACGAGACGGACATTGTGTACCAGTTCGAGCCGGACATCGCTCTGGACGAGCAGGTGCAGATGCACGTCGACATCACGGTGGCCATGCCCTGCGCCTCGCTGTCCGGCGTAGATCTCATGGACGAGACGCAGCAGGACGTGTTCGCCTATGGGACTCTGCAGCGGGAGGGTGTCTGGTGGGAGATGTCCGAACACGACCGGCTGCAGTTCCAGGCCATACAGATTCAAAACCACTACCTGCGCGAGGAGTTTCACTCGGTGGCCGATGTACTGTTCAAGGACATAATGCGGGATAACCATCCTGCGCGGGAGAGTGCCTCGAAGGCGCCTGCTGCCCCGCCGCCAGGAGCGTTGCCACTGTCTGTCGACCTGCATGGCCGGCACAACGTTCAGCCAGAAAGCAAATTCGATGCGTGTCGTCTGCACGGAACGCTGGGCATCAACAAAGTGGCCGGTGTGCTCCACCTCGTGGGCGGAGCTCAGCCCGTTGTGGGACTCTTCGAGGACCACTGGATGATCGAACTGCGGCGCATGCCTGCGAACTTTACGCATCGCATTAACCGGCTCAGCTTTGGACAGTACTCGGGAAGGATTGTCCAGCCATTGGAGGGCGACGAGATTGTCATCCACGAGGAGGCTACCACAGTACAATACTTCCTGAAGGTTGTGCCCACAGAGATCCACCAGACTTTCACCACCATATACGCTTTTCAGTATGCCGTCACCGAAAACGTGCGAAAACTAG ATTCAGAGCGCAATTCGTACGGCTCCCCTGGCATTTACTTTAAGTACGACTGGTCGGCTCTGAAAATTATTGTGCGCAACGATCGCGATCACCTAGTAACCTTTGCCATCCGCCTGTGCTCAATTATATCAGGAATCATTGTCATCTCGGGGGCGATAAATGCCTTGCTTCTGAGCATTAGAAGCCGCCTACTCCGCACCTTCGCTCCGGTTTTGTACAACCGATTGACCAGAGCCAAGGCTGCTGCTCCGGATGCTCCTTCTCTATCCTCGCTCTCCGCAAAGGCCGGGACAGCTCCGCCCGTCAACGAGCTTCTGCACACAGCCAACCTGATGGCCAGCGTGGACATCTCGGCCTATTTGCCCACGACGCCGCCAAAGCTCCAAGCCGGCCTTTAG